Proteins encoded in a region of the Apilactobacillus apisilvae genome:
- a CDS encoding Mur ligase family protein, giving the protein MSLRSELATFAGKSSYWFLHTFMHGGSSLPGKITTAIDPEILKHLGKNYDVVVITGTNGKTLTTALTVQVLKQKYENVLTNPSGSNMEQGLVTTFLKAKNNKSKRPLAVLEVDEANVIKLTKYIKPIAFVCTNIFRDQMDRYGEIYTTYKKIIDGIKLAPKATIIANGDAPIFNSVDLPNPKIYYGFKNHDDENDIKAEPNTDGILCPKCQNILHYRYISYANLGNYFCPHCGFKRPVLNHELTKLGQLTPNSSQFIVDGQELSIGIGGVYNIYNALAAYSVGRFLGIEAKEAATAFQSNERVFGRQEQINVEGKDVTLILVKNPVGLNQVIDMISKEQEDFSFIGLLNANYADGIDTSWIWDGEFERLNQMPIKKFITGGERYRDITFRLKVAGVDEKLHEVEPDLEKVVKDIPNLPTKKVYILATYTAMLQLRKDFAEKGYIKGGME; this is encoded by the coding sequence ATGTCACTTAGAAGCGAATTAGCAACTTTTGCTGGAAAATCATCATATTGGTTTTTACATACTTTCATGCATGGTGGAAGTTCATTACCTGGTAAAATAACTACTGCCATTGATCCTGAAATTTTAAAACATCTAGGTAAAAACTATGATGTTGTTGTTATTACAGGAACCAACGGTAAAACCCTTACAACTGCACTTACTGTCCAAGTATTAAAACAAAAATACGAAAACGTTTTAACAAATCCTTCTGGTTCTAATATGGAACAAGGTTTAGTTACAACTTTTTTAAAAGCAAAAAATAATAAAAGCAAACGTCCCTTGGCAGTACTTGAAGTGGATGAAGCTAATGTTATTAAATTAACTAAATACATTAAACCTATTGCATTTGTTTGTACCAATATATTTCGTGATCAGATGGATCGTTACGGTGAGATCTATACTACTTATAAAAAAATCATTGATGGGATTAAATTAGCTCCAAAGGCAACTATTATTGCTAATGGAGATGCCCCTATTTTTAACTCCGTTGACTTACCTAACCCTAAAATTTATTATGGATTTAAAAATCATGATGATGAAAATGATATTAAAGCAGAACCTAACACTGATGGTATCTTATGTCCTAAGTGTCAAAACATTCTACATTATCGTTATATTAGTTATGCCAACTTAGGTAACTATTTTTGTCCACATTGTGGCTTCAAGCGTCCGGTTTTAAATCATGAATTAACTAAATTAGGTCAATTAACACCTAATTCATCTCAATTTATCGTTGATGGCCAAGAGCTTTCAATCGGAATTGGTGGTGTTTATAATATTTATAACGCTTTAGCAGCTTATTCTGTTGGAAGATTTTTGGGAATTGAAGCTAAAGAAGCAGCAACAGCATTTCAATCAAACGAACGAGTTTTTGGTCGGCAAGAACAAATTAATGTAGAAGGTAAAGATGTCACATTGATTTTAGTCAAGAATCCGGTCGGTTTGAACCAAGTTATTGATATGATTAGTAAAGAACAAGAAGATTTCTCATTTATTGGATTATTGAATGCTAACTATGCCGATGGAATTGACACTAGTTGGATTTGGGATGGTGAATTTGAAAGATTAAACCAAATGCCAATCAAAAAATTCATAACTGGTGGCGAAAGATATCGCGATATTACATTCAGACTAAAAGTCGCGGGTGTTGATGAAAAGCTTCATGAAGTTGAGCCTGATTTAGAAAAAGTCGTTAAAGACATTCCAAACTTACCCACTAAAAAGGTTTACATTCTAGCAACTTATACGGCAATGCTTCAACTTAGAAAAGATTTTGCTGAAAAAGGATATATTAAGGGAGGTATGGAATAA
- a CDS encoding thymidine kinase has product MAQLYYRYGAMNSGKTIEIIKVAHNYEEQGKSVIIMTSALDTREERGTVSSRVGLSRSAHVIDEDSNCLEMVKSINSDASCILVDEAQFLSKENVFQLAKIVDEMNIPVIAFGLKNDFQNNLFEGSENLLLYADKIEEMKTICWFCGRKAIMNLRFHDGKPVYEGEQIQVGGNESYYPVCRKHYFNPPLHLIGK; this is encoded by the coding sequence ATGGCTCAACTATATTATCGTTACGGAGCAATGAATAGTGGTAAAACAATTGAAATTATCAAAGTTGCTCATAATTATGAGGAACAGGGTAAATCAGTTATTATTATGACTAGTGCTCTTGATACAAGAGAAGAAAGAGGAACTGTTTCTTCAAGAGTAGGTTTAAGTAGAAGTGCTCATGTAATTGATGAAGATTCAAATTGTTTGGAAATGGTAAAATCTATTAATTCAGATGCTAGCTGTATTCTAGTGGATGAGGCACAATTTTTAAGTAAAGAGAATGTTTTTCAATTAGCTAAAATTGTCGATGAAATGAATATACCAGTGATTGCTTTTGGGCTAAAAAATGATTTTCAAAATAATTTATTTGAAGGATCCGAAAATCTGCTCCTTTATGCAGATAAAATTGAAGAAATGAAAACAATTTGTTGGTTCTGTGGTAGAAAAGCAATTATGAATTTGCGTTTTCATGATGGTAAACCAGTTTATGAAGGTGAACAAATTCAAGTCGGTGGTAATGAGTCTTATTATCCAGTTTGTCGAAAACATTACTTTAATCCACCATTACATTTAATCGGAAAGTGA
- the prfA gene encoding peptide chain release factor 1: MDEIFEKLQAVVDRYDELNELISDPEVIADTKRFMELSKEEGSLRDIVGEFNKYKKITSQLDEDKEMLAEKLDEDMNEMIKSEISDLETQKEALEEKMKIMLLPKDPNDDKNIIMEIHGAAGGDEGSLFAADLYDMYIRYAEKQGWKTSIIDESATEVGGFKEIAIMIQGEKVYSKLKFENGAHRVQRVPSTESAGRIHTSTATVGVMPEAEDVDIDIDPKDIKTDVYRASGAGGQHVNKTSSAVRMTHSPTGIVVAMQDERSQQQNRAKAMQVLKARVFDYYQQQEEDKYDSERKAAVGTGDRSERIRTYNYPQNRVTDHRIGLTLNKLDKVMNGDLDEIIDALIVSDQAKKLEQLKNE; this comes from the coding sequence ATGGACGAAATATTTGAAAAGCTACAAGCAGTTGTAGATCGTTATGATGAATTAAACGAATTAATCAGTGATCCTGAAGTTATAGCTGATACTAAGCGCTTTATGGAGTTATCTAAGGAAGAAGGTAGTTTAAGAGATATTGTTGGGGAATTCAACAAGTATAAAAAAATTACTTCTCAATTAGATGAAGACAAAGAAATGCTAGCTGAAAAGTTAGATGAAGATATGAACGAAATGATTAAGAGTGAAATTAGTGATTTAGAAACTCAAAAAGAAGCTCTTGAAGAAAAAATGAAAATTATGTTACTACCCAAAGATCCTAATGATGATAAAAATATTATTATGGAAATCCATGGTGCTGCTGGTGGTGACGAAGGAAGCCTTTTTGCAGCTGATTTATATGATATGTACATTCGCTATGCTGAAAAGCAGGGCTGGAAAACTTCTATTATTGATGAAAGTGCTACCGAGGTTGGTGGCTTCAAAGAAATTGCTATTATGATTCAAGGAGAAAAGGTTTACTCTAAATTAAAGTTTGAAAATGGTGCCCATCGAGTTCAACGTGTGCCTTCTACTGAATCCGCTGGTCGTATTCATACTTCAACTGCAACCGTTGGTGTAATGCCTGAAGCAGAAGATGTTGATATTGATATTGATCCTAAAGACATTAAAACTGATGTTTATCGTGCATCTGGTGCTGGTGGACAACATGTTAACAAAACCTCATCTGCAGTTAGAATGACCCATTCACCAACAGGAATTGTTGTTGCAATGCAAGATGAACGTTCTCAACAACAAAATCGTGCAAAAGCAATGCAAGTTTTAAAAGCACGTGTTTTTGATTATTATCAACAACAAGAAGAAGATAAGTATGATTCTGAAAGAAAAGCTGCTGTTGGTACTGGTGATCGTTCTGAAAGAATTAGAACATATAACTATCCACAAAATCGTGTAACTGATCATCGTATTGGCTTAACACTTAATAAGTTGGACAAAGTTATGAATGGAGATTTGGACGAAATCATTGATGCTTTAATCGTTTCTGACCAAGCTAAGAAGTTGGAGCAATTAAAGAATGAATAA
- the prmC gene encoding peptide chain release factor N(5)-glutamine methyltransferase, whose translation MNKMTYFEAQKRASLCIESKNMDSSVAKYLMMERFNFDNTHLLLHYRDEMSLEDNKQYFSDIDKYIEGYPPQYIVSKAPFFGHEFYVDNNVLIPRPETEELVEWVLSDYQNQSNLRLLDMGTGSGAIAIALKLEHPNWQLSAADISLGALLVAQKNAENYNVDINFIHSDLFNKIDNHYEVIVSNPPYIADDELKYMDESVINYEPHEALFADDNGLLMYRKIADHIKKVASKKHGCLYLEIGFKQKNAVVDIFINKVPSAIITTKNDFYGNPRMIRVKY comes from the coding sequence ATGAATAAAATGACATACTTTGAAGCCCAAAAAAGGGCTTCTTTGTGTATAGAGAGCAAAAATATGGATTCATCAGTTGCTAAGTATTTAATGATGGAACGTTTTAATTTTGATAACACTCATTTATTATTACATTATCGTGATGAAATGAGTTTGGAAGATAATAAACAATACTTTAGTGATATTGATAAATATATAGAGGGTTATCCACCACAATATATTGTTAGTAAAGCTCCATTTTTTGGACATGAATTTTATGTGGATAATAATGTTTTAATTCCACGCCCAGAAACTGAAGAATTAGTTGAATGGGTTCTTTCTGATTATCAAAATCAATCTAATTTAAGATTACTAGACATGGGTACTGGTAGTGGAGCAATTGCGATTGCTTTAAAATTAGAACATCCCAATTGGCAGTTATCGGCTGCTGATATTTCTTTAGGAGCACTATTAGTTGCACAAAAAAATGCAGAAAATTATAACGTTGATATTAACTTTATTCATAGTGATTTGTTTAATAAGATAGATAATCATTATGAGGTAATTGTTAGTAATCCTCCATATATTGCTGATGATGAGCTTAAGTATATGGATGAAAGTGTTATTAATTATGAGCCACACGAAGCGTTATTTGCTGATGATAATGGTTTGCTAATGTATCGAAAAATTGCAGATCATATAAAAAAAGTGGCTTCTAAAAAACATGGTTGTCTTTATCTAGAAATTGGTTTTAAGCAAAAAAATGCAGTTGTTGATATTTTTATTAATAAAGTTCCAAGTGCTATTATTACGACAAAAAATGATTTTTATGGTAATCCCAGAATGATAAGGGTCAAATATTAA
- a CDS encoding L-threonylcarbamoyladenylate synthase, giving the protein MDTKIYTKKDLKLAAKDINDGELVSFPTETVYGLGADATNEIAVKAVYAAKGRPSDNPLIVHVDGPNMVKKYAQPLSPEAQSLLDTFWPGPLTIIFKLKPNVLSKAVTGGLDTAAFRNPNNDVTLSLIREAGVPIVGPSANTSGKPSPTKAEHVYHDLKGKISGILDDGESKYGVESTVLDMSTDTPAILRPGAITSTEIEKVINKPVLDQRTKVADNQVPKAPGMKYKHYAPNAQVYIVDNEDEWKSSVKWAAEQNHPVGIMADNKNIDKYDWSDNVETFSLGDNVNSASHLLFAGLRHFDNEPEVKSILTQAFSSDGIGEAYMNRLNKSAGQVHFNLK; this is encoded by the coding sequence ATGGATACAAAAATTTATACTAAAAAAGATTTAAAATTGGCTGCAAAAGATATTAATGATGGTGAATTGGTATCCTTTCCGACTGAAACAGTTTATGGTTTAGGTGCTGATGCAACTAATGAAATAGCTGTAAAAGCTGTTTATGCTGCAAAAGGGCGACCAAGTGATAATCCTTTAATTGTGCATGTGGATGGACCTAATATGGTTAAAAAATATGCCCAACCATTATCTCCTGAAGCACAAAGCTTGTTGGATACTTTTTGGCCAGGACCATTGACCATTATTTTTAAATTAAAGCCTAACGTTTTATCTAAAGCCGTTACTGGTGGACTAGATACAGCTGCCTTTAGGAATCCTAATAACGATGTAACTTTATCATTAATCAGAGAAGCTGGGGTTCCGATTGTTGGACCTTCAGCTAATACCTCTGGAAAGCCTAGTCCAACTAAGGCAGAACATGTTTATCATGACTTAAAGGGTAAAATTTCTGGTATTTTAGATGATGGCGAATCTAAATATGGAGTTGAATCAACCGTTTTGGATATGTCAACTGATACTCCTGCTATTTTAAGACCTGGAGCAATTACATCAACGGAAATTGAAAAAGTAATTAATAAGCCAGTGTTGGATCAAAGAACTAAAGTTGCTGATAATCAAGTTCCTAAAGCTCCTGGAATGAAATACAAACATTATGCACCAAATGCTCAAGTTTATATTGTGGATAATGAAGATGAATGGAAAAGTTCAGTTAAATGGGCTGCAGAACAAAATCATCCAGTAGGAATTATGGCTGATAATAAAAATATTGATAAATATGATTGGTCAGATAATGTTGAAACTTTTAGCCTAGGTGACAACGTTAATTCTGCTAGTCATTTACTATTTGCTGGCCTAAGACATTTTGACAATGAACCCGAAGTTAAATCTATTTTAACGCAAGCATTTTCTTCTGATGGTATTGGGGAAGCTTATATGAATCGATTAAATAAATCAGCTGGCCAAGTTCATTTTAATTTGAAATAG
- the glyA gene encoding serine hydroxymethyltransferase: MNYDYVNTDKELWNAIHDEKDRQEHTIELIASENIASNAVMAAQGSVLTNKYAEGYPGKRYYGGCEFVDVSEQLAIDRAKNLFGAEYVNVQPHSGSQANQAAYAAFLKPGDKILGMDLNAGGHLTHGAKVNFSGKIYKSYSYGLDPKTEELNYDKILEEAKEIKPQLIVAGASAYSRIIDWNKFREIADAVGAYLMVDMAHIAGLVATGFHPSPIGIADVVTTTTHKTLRGPRGGMILSQEKYGKKINSSLFPGTQGGPLEHVVAGKAACFFEDLQPAFKDYCQQVIKNAQAMADEFNKSSNIKVVSGGTDNHLMVLDLTNTSLNGKETQALLDTLKITTNKEAIPNEKLSPFVTSGLRLGTPAITSRGFNEEDSRKVAKLIIKAIDNHDNQDILNEVETQVSQLTGKHPIFN; the protein is encoded by the coding sequence ATGAATTATGATTATGTAAATACAGATAAGGAATTATGGAATGCTATTCACGATGAAAAGGATCGACAAGAACATACAATCGAACTGATTGCTTCTGAAAATATTGCATCTAATGCCGTAATGGCAGCACAAGGTTCTGTCTTAACTAATAAGTATGCTGAAGGTTACCCTGGTAAAAGATACTATGGAGGCTGTGAATTTGTCGATGTATCTGAACAACTTGCTATCGACCGTGCTAAAAATCTATTTGGTGCTGAATATGTTAATGTTCAGCCTCATTCAGGCTCACAAGCTAATCAAGCTGCTTATGCTGCATTTTTAAAACCTGGTGATAAAATTCTAGGAATGGATCTAAATGCAGGTGGACATTTAACTCACGGTGCTAAGGTTAATTTTTCTGGTAAAATTTACAAGTCATATTCTTATGGATTAGATCCAAAAACTGAAGAATTAAATTACGATAAAATTTTAGAAGAGGCTAAAGAAATCAAACCTCAACTGATTGTTGCTGGTGCTTCAGCCTATAGTCGTATTATTGATTGGAATAAGTTTAGAGAAATTGCTGATGCGGTTGGTGCATATTTAATGGTTGATATGGCACATATTGCTGGTTTAGTTGCAACGGGATTTCATCCAAGTCCAATTGGAATTGCTGATGTAGTTACTACTACCACCCATAAGACCTTACGAGGACCTCGTGGTGGAATGATTTTATCTCAAGAAAAATACGGCAAAAAAATAAATTCATCATTATTTCCAGGAACACAAGGTGGTCCGCTAGAACATGTTGTTGCAGGTAAAGCAGCTTGTTTTTTTGAAGACTTACAACCTGCGTTCAAGGATTACTGTCAACAAGTAATTAAAAATGCTCAAGCAATGGCCGATGAATTTAATAAATCCTCAAATATTAAAGTAGTTTCTGGCGGAACTGATAATCATTTAATGGTTTTAGATTTAACTAACACTTCACTAAATGGTAAGGAAACACAAGCGTTACTAGATACATTGAAAATTACAACTAACAAGGAAGCTATTCCTAATGAAAAATTAAGTCCATTTGTTACTAGTGGATTAAGATTAGGCACTCCTGCGATTACTTCTCGTGGATTTAACGAAGAAGATTCTCGAAAAGTTGCTAAGTTAATTATTAAAGCAATTGATAATCATGATAATCAAGACATTTTAAATGAAGTAGAGACACAAGTTAGTCAACTAACTGGGAAACATCCAATTTTTAACTAG
- the upp gene encoding uracil phosphoribosyltransferase — protein MGKFEVMNHPLIQHKLTIIRNENCGTREFREVVNEIATLLAFEVSRDMPLEDVDVKTPEGIAHAKQLTGKKLAVVPILRAGIGMVDGILSLIPAAKVGHIGMYRDEETFEPHEYFVKLPSDIDKRQIFVVDPMLATGGSAIMAVDALVKRGVPEENIKFVCLVAAPEGVKALQYAHPNIDIYSAALDDHLDHGYIVPGLGDAGDRLFGTR, from the coding sequence ATGGGTAAGTTTGAAGTTATGAATCATCCATTGATTCAACATAAACTGACTATTATTAGAAATGAAAATTGTGGGACTCGTGAATTTAGAGAAGTAGTTAATGAAATTGCTACTCTTTTAGCATTCGAAGTTTCTCGTGACATGCCACTAGAAGATGTTGATGTGAAAACTCCTGAAGGAATTGCGCATGCAAAACAACTAACTGGTAAAAAACTAGCAGTTGTTCCAATTTTAAGAGCCGGTATTGGGATGGTAGATGGAATTTTAAGCCTAATTCCCGCAGCTAAGGTTGGTCATATTGGAATGTATCGTGATGAAGAAACCTTTGAACCACATGAATATTTTGTTAAATTACCTAGTGATATTGATAAAAGACAAATATTTGTTGTAGATCCAATGTTAGCAACTGGTGGTTCTGCTATTATGGCAGTTGATGCATTAGTTAAAAGGGGAGTTCCTGAAGAAAATATTAAATTTGTTTGTTTAGTAGCTGCTCCAGAAGGTGTGAAGGCCTTACAATATGCACATCCTAATATTGATATTTATTCTGCGGCATTAGATGACCACTTAGATCATGGATATATTGTTCCTGGTTTAGGGGATGCTGGTGACAGATTATTTGGGACCAGATAA
- the atpB gene encoding F0F1 ATP synthase subunit A, with protein sequence MDEPISTFKLFGLTFDVGNMVSLVVVAAIVFFFVFALSRKLQMIPTKKQNILEMIVEYTNGLSTNSLSAKNAKPYGLYAFVLFVFLFISNQLGLFLEIAYNGVTYVKSPTSNPIVTMTLAVMALGLAHFAGVSKLGFKGYFKSTYLKPFKFWLPLNIFEEFANFLTLGLRLFGNIFAGELLLGMVNNLAFSHGVVLVIPSFILGMAWVAFSIFIGTIQSLVFVILTFVYISQKIQPEE encoded by the coding sequence GTGGATGAACCTATTTCTACATTTAAGCTCTTTGGACTAACCTTTGACGTTGGTAACATGGTTTCTCTTGTTGTAGTTGCTGCAATTGTATTTTTCTTTGTATTCGCATTATCTAGAAAATTACAAATGATACCTACCAAGAAGCAAAACATATTAGAAATGATCGTTGAATATACCAATGGATTGTCTACCAATTCACTTTCAGCAAAGAATGCTAAGCCATATGGATTATATGCATTTGTGCTATTTGTGTTCTTGTTCATATCTAACCAACTAGGTTTATTCTTGGAAATTGCTTATAATGGGGTTACTTATGTAAAAAGTCCCACTTCCAACCCAATTGTTACAATGACATTGGCTGTAATGGCTTTGGGTCTGGCTCATTTTGCAGGAGTTTCAAAATTAGGTTTTAAAGGGTACTTTAAGAGTACTTACTTAAAACCATTTAAGTTTTGGTTACCACTGAATATTTTCGAAGAGTTTGCTAATTTCTTAACCCTTGGCCTTCGTTTATTTGGTAATATATTCGCTGGTGAACTACTTCTAGGTATGGTTAACAATTTAGCCTTTTCACATGGAGTAGTATTAGTTATTCCTAGTTTTATTTTGGGAATGGCATGGGTTGCCTTTTCAATCTTTATCGGAACTATTCAGTCTCTAGTTTTCGTAATCTTAACTTTTGTTTACATTTCTCAAAAGATTCAACCTGAGGAATAA
- the atpE gene encoding F0F1 ATP synthase subunit C, which translates to MGAIAAGLAVAGAAIGAGIGNGVVISKYLEGMVRQPEMTGQLRTNMFIGVGLVEGLPIISLVMAFILMGR; encoded by the coding sequence ATGGGAGCAATTGCTGCTGGTTTAGCTGTAGCCGGTGCCGCTATTGGTGCAGGTATTGGTAATGGTGTTGTTATTTCTAAATATCTAGAAGGTATGGTAAGACAACCAGAAATGACTGGTCAACTAAGAACTAACATGTTTATTGGTGTTGGTTTGGTTGAAGGTTTACCAATCATTTCATTAGTTATGGCATTTATTTTAATGGGTAGATAA
- the atpF gene encoding F0F1 ATP synthase subunit B gives MLSQTLFSSVSATEAGGFPIGNILFTAIIFLVLMWLIKHFAWKPLSEMMTQRADKISNDITSAEKSRKDAEELAKKREDALSKSHEDANTIISDAKTSAQKQGEQIVSEARNDAQSVKASAQKDIEQERKDALANTKDDVANLSVEIASKIIQKELKSDDQKALIDSYIEGLGKQNAR, from the coding sequence ATGCTTTCACAAACATTATTTTCTTCTGTTTCTGCAACAGAAGCTGGCGGATTTCCAATTGGAAATATTTTATTTACAGCAATTATTTTCCTTGTACTAATGTGGTTGATTAAACATTTTGCATGGAAGCCATTATCAGAAATGATGACACAACGTGCTGATAAAATTTCTAACGATATTACATCTGCTGAAAAGTCTCGTAAAGATGCTGAAGAATTAGCAAAGAAACGTGAAGATGCTTTATCTAAATCACATGAAGATGCTAATACTATTATTAGTGATGCTAAAACTTCAGCTCAAAAACAAGGAGAACAAATTGTCTCTGAGGCTAGAAATGATGCCCAAAGTGTTAAAGCTTCTGCTCAAAAAGATATTGAGCAAGAAAGAAAAGATGCTTTGGCTAACACTAAAGATGATGTAGCAAACTTATCTGTTGAGATTGCTTCAAAAATCATTCAAAAAGAATTGAAGTCTGATGATCAAAAAGCATTGATTGATTCTTATATTGAAGGGTTGGGGAAGCAAAATGCTAGATAA
- the atpH gene encoding ATP synthase F1 subunit delta yields the protein MLDKITFAKRYSKVLFELLESNNQVEDGYNELLQIKQVFVNNSDLGNSLTDVSFPEEYKLKLVKPLIDGINTEAIKNLFNVLLQSNNMDEFVLIVDEFEQLYNEKNKIVNAVAITAVPLSDDQKENLSNVLKTRMDARKVILNNKIDQSIVGGVIIKSSNVVFDGSLRTKINNIKKLLLN from the coding sequence ATGCTAGATAAGATTACATTCGCAAAACGTTATTCAAAAGTACTTTTTGAGTTATTGGAATCTAACAATCAAGTTGAAGATGGTTATAATGAATTATTGCAAATCAAACAAGTATTTGTTAATAATTCAGATCTAGGCAATTCTTTAACTGATGTTAGTTTTCCAGAAGAATATAAATTAAAATTAGTTAAACCTTTGATTGATGGTATTAATACAGAAGCTATTAAAAACTTATTTAATGTTTTACTACAATCTAATAATATGGATGAATTTGTATTAATTGTTGATGAATTTGAACAATTATATAATGAAAAAAACAAAATTGTTAATGCAGTAGCTATTACTGCAGTTCCTTTATCAGATGATCAAAAAGAAAACTTATCTAACGTTTTAAAAACTCGTATGGATGCTAGAAAAGTCATTTTAAATAATAAAATCGATCAAAGTATAGTCGGTGGTGTAATTATTAAATCATCGAACGTTGTTTTTGATGGAAGTTTAAGAACTAAAATTAATAATATTAAAAAACTTCTATTGAATTAA